Genomic DNA from Microbacterium sp. NC79:
GCGATTATAAGTCATCGAAGCGAAGACCACCGTCGGAATGCGGGACTCCGAGGTGAGCGTAAGCTTCGGGCATCGCGATTCGTCCTCGAGGTGTGCGACCCATGAACCCGATTCTCACCAGATATGGCTCAACAACACTCTCCACCGTATCGGCTTCTTCGCCCACTGCAACAGAAAGCGTGGAGAGTCCGACAGGACCACCCCGGAATTTGCGCACCAGTGCCTCTAAAACGGCGCGGTCGAGACGGTCAAGACCAATCGCATCGACATCGTAAAGGTCAAGTGCCGCTGCGACCGCTTCGATGTCTGATGGCACCCGGTGAACGAGCATGTAGTCGCGTACGCGCCGCAGTAACCGGTTGGCGATACGCGGTGTTCCGCGGGAACGGCGGGCGATTTCGCCGCGTGCCTCGGGGCCGAGATCCACGCCAATCACCAGGGATGAGCGCTCAACGACCTGCTCGAGTTCGCTTGCATCGTAATACTCCAGGTGCGCCGTGAATCCGAAGCGGTCCCGCAGCGGATTTGGCAACATGCCGGAGCGTGTCGTCGCGCCGACAAGCGTGAACGGAGCAAGTTCGAGCGGAATACTCGTCGCACCTGCCCCCTTACCGACCATGATGTCGATGCGGAAGTCTTCCATCGCGAGATAGAGCATCTCTTCGGCTGAGCGCGCCATGCGGTGAATCTCGTCGATGAAGAGCACCTCGCCAGGCGTCAGACTCGACAACAGTGCAGCGAGATCGCCCGCGTGCTGAATCGCCGGCCCCGATGAGAGCCGCAATGGCCGGTTCGATTCGTGCGCGACGATCATCGCAAGCGTCGTCTTACCGAGGCCGGGAGGGCCAGAAAGCAAAATGTGGTCGGGAGTGCGGTGCTGGATGCGCGCGGCTTCGAGCAGGAGCTCGAGCTGGCCGCGCACCTTGTGCTGGCCGATGAAGTCATCGAGCGACGCGGGGCGCAACGCGCCTTCGATCGCAAGCTCGGTATCGTCGTGCGCCGCGGGCGAAACCGGGCTGATGTCGTCGGTCATCGGCTCGCCTGCGGGCCCAGCGCTGCCAGAGCGCGTCGAAGCAGGGCTTGCACGCTGCCACGCTCGCCATCGGTTGCTTCCTCAGCGACAGCGGCGACGGCATCCGACGCGAGGCGCTCGTTCCATCCGAGTCCGGTGAGCGCCGCGGTGACCTGGTCGGCGACGTTCGGCGCGATGCCAGTGGCGTGTGCGGCGCCCGCGGTGGGCGGTGCAATCTTGCCAGCGAGCTGAACCACGATAAGTTTCGCCGTCTTCGGCCCGATCCCCGAAACCTTGCGGAACGGCTTGTCGTCGTCATCGGCCACTGCCTGGGCGATTTGGTCGGCCGTGAGCGTCGACAGTACGCCGAGGGCAGACTTCGGCCCGACGCCTGTCACCGAAATGAGGATGATGAAGACGCTCAGCTCTTCGCGTTCCAAGAAGCCATAGAGACTCAACGCATCTTCACGAACCACCAAATGTGTGTGCAGAGCCAGGGTCTCGCCCACACGTGCTGTCCGTGCGACGTCCGGCGGCACGGCGACCGTAAAGCCCATCCCTCCCACGTCGATAATCACGCTGTCGAGCGCAGCGTGCAGCACGGGGCCTCGGAGAGAAGAGATCATGGTTCCACCCTACGCGCGCATCGTAGTTATGTTCGACAACACTCCGAACGTGTTCATCGATCAGTCATGCTCGACGCGAACGCCTGGCAGCTTCTGCCCAGGCGCGTTGCGCAGGGGTCATTCCCCCACTCGCGGCGGCGACCACCGGCCCACGGCGCCACGCGTGGCAGAGAGCCAGCGCCAGCGCGTCAGCCGCATCGGCTGGCTTCGGCAGCTCGTCCAATCGCAACACGCGTGCAACCATCGTCTGGACCTGGAGCTTTTCGGCGTTTCCGTATCCGGTGATGGCTGCTTTCACCTCGCTCGGGGTGTGCGTGGCAGTAGGAATACCGCGTTCCGCGGCCAGCATGAGCGCGACACCTGATGCTTGGGCTGTTGCCATGACTGTCGACTTATTGTGTTGCGCAAAAACGCGCTCGACTGCGACGGCTTCTGGCGAAAAGTCGTCGAGCACCCGACGAATGCCCTTCGCGATCAGGGCGAGGCGCACGCCGGGTTCGTCTTCGGGCGATGACCGAATCACGCCGACGTGCACAAGAGAAGCCGTGCGGTTGGGGTTGACGTCGACGATGCCGACGCCGCAACGGGTTAGTCCCGGGTCGATCCCCAAAACGCGCAGAGTGCTCACACACCAACGGTATGTGAGCACTCTGACATTAGTCGCGGGGCGCGCTGAGGCTACTCGTCATCGGCCTCAAGCTCGGCCAACACCTCGGGAGTCAGGTCAAAGTTCGAGTAGATGTTTTGCACGTCCTCGCTGTCTTCGAGCGCGTCGATGAGACGGAAAATCTTCCGAGCTGTCTCCGCGTCAACTTCGACCTTGAGGTTCGGTACGAACTGCGCTTCAGCGCTGTTGTACTCAATCCCAGCCTCCTGCAGTGCGGTGCGGGTTGCAACGAGATCTGCGGGGTCGGTGATGATTTCAAAGGCTTCGCCTTCGTTCGTGATCTCTTCCGCACCCGCCTCAAGAGCCGCCATCATGACGTCATCTTCCGTGGTGCCCTCAACAGGAACCTCGATGACGCCCTTGCGGGCGAAGTTGTAAGCGACGGAACCAGGGTCTGCCAGCGTGGCACCGTTGCGGCTGAGGGCCGTGCGGACCTCAGCGGCTGCGCGGTTCTTGTTGTCGGTCAGACACTCGACCATGAGGGCGACGCCGTTCGGACCGTACGCTTCGTACATGATCGAGGTGTACTCAACGACCTCGCCGCCGATGCCGGCGCCGCGCTTGATCGCGCGATCAATGTTGTCCTTCGGAACCGACGTCTTCTTCGCCTTGAGCACCGCGTCAAAGAGCGTGGGGTTGCCGCCGAGGTCGGCACCGCCGAGCTTTGCTGCAACCTCGATGTTCTTGATGAGCTTTGCCCACGACTTTGCACGGCGCGCGTCAATGACGGCTTTCTTGTGCTTCGTGGTTGCCCATTTGGAATGCCCTGACATGTTTCTCCGCTCGTTTCTTGCGCCGTCCAGTTTACGCGTAGATCATCAATTCCGCCCGTTCCCGATGATTGTCCGCACAAACGCCTCGTGCACGCGAGGGTCGCCGGCAACCTCGGGGTGAAAAGAGACCCCCATCAACGCGCCCGAGCGCACACCCACGACCCGCCCATCCGGGAGGGTGGCGATGACGTCGACGCCGTCTCCGACCGCGGTCACGATCGGTGCTCGAATGAATGATGCGTCAATATTTCCGACACCGACAACGCTCACCGTCGTGTCAAAAGAGTCGCGTTGTGAACCAAAGGCGTTGCGTTCCACCGTGATATCGAGACCGCCAAGTGTCTGCTGCCCTGGTGCGGCGTTCGCCACACGGTCGGCCAACATGATCAGCCCGGCACAGGTTCCGAGAACCGGGAGTCCGCCAGCGATAGCGAGGCGCAACGGTGCGGCCAGACCGAAGATTCGGGTCAGCCGATCGATGACACCCGATTCTCCGCCGGGAATCACCAGCCCATCGATACCGTCCAGGTCCTCAGCGCGGCGAACGCGCAGCGTTTGTACGCCGACCTGCTCGAGCATTGCGGTGTGCTCGCTCACTCCTCCCTGGAGCGCGAGCACACCGACAGTCGTTGTTACCATCCGCGCTCGGCGAGGCGGTGCGGTGCGGCAAGGTCAGAAACGTTGATGCCGACCATCGCCTCTCCCAGGCCGCGCGAAACGTCGGCGATGACGCTGGGGTCATCGAAGTACGTCGTGGCCTTCACGATCGCG
This window encodes:
- a CDS encoding YebC/PmpR family DNA-binding transcriptional regulator, producing the protein MSGHSKWATTKHKKAVIDARRAKSWAKLIKNIEVAAKLGGADLGGNPTLFDAVLKAKKTSVPKDNIDRAIKRGAGIGGEVVEYTSIMYEAYGPNGVALMVECLTDNKNRAAAEVRTALSRNGATLADPGSVAYNFARKGVIEVPVEGTTEDDVMMAALEAGAEEITNEGEAFEIITDPADLVATRTALQEAGIEYNSAEAQFVPNLKVEVDAETARKIFRLIDALEDSEDVQNIYSNFDLTPEVLAELEADDE
- the ruvA gene encoding Holliday junction branch migration protein RuvA, giving the protein MISSLRGPVLHAALDSVIIDVGGMGFTVAVPPDVARTARVGETLALHTHLVVREDALSLYGFLEREELSVFIILISVTGVGPKSALGVLSTLTADQIAQAVADDDDKPFRKVSGIGPKTAKLIVVQLAGKIAPPTAGAAHATGIAPNVADQVTAALTGLGWNERLASDAVAAVAEEATDGERGSVQALLRRALAALGPQASR
- the ruvB gene encoding Holliday junction branch migration DNA helicase RuvB, which translates into the protein MTDDISPVSPAAHDDTELAIEGALRPASLDDFIGQHKVRGQLELLLEAARIQHRTPDHILLSGPPGLGKTTLAMIVAHESNRPLRLSSGPAIQHAGDLAALLSSLTPGEVLFIDEIHRMARSAEEMLYLAMEDFRIDIMVGKGAGATSIPLELAPFTLVGATTRSGMLPNPLRDRFGFTAHLEYYDASELEQVVERSSLVIGVDLGPEARGEIARRSRGTPRIANRLLRRVRDYMLVHRVPSDIEAVAAALDLYDVDAIGLDRLDRAVLEALVRKFRGGPVGLSTLSVAVGEEADTVESVVEPYLVRIGFMGRTPRGRIAMPEAYAHLGVPHSDGGLRFDDL
- the pdxT gene encoding pyridoxal 5'-phosphate synthase glutaminase subunit PdxT, encoding MVTTTVGVLALQGGVSEHTAMLEQVGVQTLRVRRAEDLDGIDGLVIPGGESGVIDRLTRIFGLAAPLRLAIAGGLPVLGTCAGLIMLADRVANAAPGQQTLGGLDITVERNAFGSQRDSFDTTVSVVGVGNIDASFIRAPIVTAVGDGVDVIATLPDGRVVGVRSGALMGVSFHPEVAGDPRVHEAFVRTIIGNGRN
- the ruvC gene encoding crossover junction endodeoxyribonuclease RuvC, with protein sequence MSTLRVLGIDPGLTRCGVGIVDVNPNRTASLVHVGVIRSSPEDEPGVRLALIAKGIRRVLDDFSPEAVAVERVFAQHNKSTVMATAQASGVALMLAAERGIPTATHTPSEVKAAITGYGNAEKLQVQTMVARVLRLDELPKPADAADALALALCHAWRRGPVVAAASGGMTPAQRAWAEAARRSRRA